In one window of Erwinia tasmaniensis Et1/99 DNA:
- the nudE gene encoding ADP compounds hydrolase NudE, producing MTRQLKKPDILNVETVARSKLFTIEAVDLEFSNGARRVYERMRSSGREAVMIVPIIDNHLILIQEYAVGLESYELGFPKGLIDPGETPFAAANRELKEEIGFGAHQLQTLGKLTTAPSYFSSQMNIVVAEGLYPEQLEGDEPEPLPQLRWPLNNLLALLEEPDFRESRNVSALFLVREWLIGQERLSY from the coding sequence ATGACCAGACAACTCAAGAAACCTGACATCCTCAACGTTGAGACCGTGGCGCGATCGAAACTGTTTACCATCGAAGCGGTCGACCTGGAATTCAGTAACGGTGCACGTCGAGTGTATGAGCGTATGCGTTCTTCAGGCCGTGAGGCCGTGATGATTGTTCCAATCATAGACAACCACCTTATCCTCATCCAGGAGTATGCCGTTGGGCTCGAAAGCTACGAACTGGGTTTTCCAAAAGGCCTGATCGATCCCGGTGAGACGCCGTTTGCTGCAGCAAATCGCGAGCTGAAAGAAGAGATCGGTTTTGGCGCACATCAGCTGCAAACGCTGGGGAAACTGACCACCGCCCCCTCTTATTTCTCCAGCCAAATGAATATTGTGGTGGCGGAAGGTTTGTACCCGGAGCAGTTGGAAGGGGATGAACCGGAGCCGCTGCCGCAGCTGCGTTGGCCACTGAATAATCTGCTGGCGCTGCTGGAAGAGCCCGATTTTCGCGAATCGCGTAACGTCAGTGCCCTGTTCCTGGTGCGCGAGTGGCTGATCGGGCAGGAGCGTCTAAGCTACTGA
- a CDS encoding IgaA/UmoB family intracellular growth attenuator yields the protein MSTIVIILAVMLACLITAGCFFWYAMRHRPPLAKPLPFISPPHRKLNAEEHAAVEHYVKQQAIHSHATPLSGASRAPAPLVLTAQSKNVYPVTRAITRYGLTTDEPYKWRYYLDTVEVHLPPLWEQYIAEENYVELIKTQTIPLVISLNGHSLTQYRMESPALASLVPAPGQNASIRKEEGENVELLSVRKETLEEYALSRPDGTREALIVGVGLLVLFISLIAPLIVMPWLTLAGLTTIAVSSWLLYLRPKEDHFREIHCLRGTPKRWGLFGESNQGQVSNISLGILDLNYPPHWQNYIDRDLGETTDIDINLNHQVVRQGRFLSLHDEVSNFPLQRWRKNVVLAAASLLVLVLLIGWIPLCMPLKLSMAWIKGAKSLEVTQVTQLSNASLRVGDSLTLSGTGMCSIPANYQNNRSYAFMPFDCSAMYWNEAEPLPLPQSDIIDKASALLDTTRRQLHPLNNIDPKLNPHLATAIQKSGMILLDDFSDIVLRTQHLCSQDQDCMRLKNALVNLSNAKDWQTLVRNANSGELNGMNVLLRPVSSEALENLVNTATSSFFYRETRRAAEALNSPPPGGFLIINDEGRPLVKYSPPAASLFDLDAPEQWPELQRLAGMLLQTPFSASGIITSISTDANGTRHIALHGAPGKMTLWRYLGSSLLLLALCLTLAVNSWLALRRIHRNRLRLMEIHQYYEKCFNHTLGDIKPVRPRF from the coding sequence ATGAGCACAATAGTCATCATATTGGCTGTAATGCTGGCCTGTCTGATAACGGCGGGTTGTTTCTTTTGGTACGCTATGCGGCATCGCCCGCCATTGGCGAAACCACTGCCATTTATCAGTCCCCCCCACCGTAAATTGAACGCTGAAGAGCACGCGGCGGTTGAGCACTACGTCAAACAGCAGGCTATCCACAGCCACGCCACACCACTCAGCGGTGCCAGCAGAGCCCCCGCTCCGCTGGTATTGACCGCGCAAAGCAAGAATGTTTACCCGGTTACCCGCGCCATTACCCGCTACGGGCTCACCACGGATGAACCTTATAAATGGCGCTATTATCTTGATACGGTAGAAGTACACCTCCCCCCTCTTTGGGAGCAGTACATTGCGGAAGAAAACTACGTTGAGCTGATCAAAACGCAAACCATTCCGCTGGTTATTTCTTTGAACGGGCACTCGCTTACCCAGTACCGTATGGAATCTCCGGCCCTGGCATCTCTGGTGCCTGCCCCCGGACAGAATGCCTCTATCCGTAAAGAGGAAGGCGAAAATGTTGAACTGCTCAGCGTTCGCAAAGAGACCCTTGAAGAATATGCGCTAAGCCGCCCCGACGGCACCCGCGAAGCGCTGATCGTTGGCGTCGGTCTGTTGGTACTGTTTATCAGCCTGATTGCGCCACTGATTGTTATGCCTTGGCTAACGCTGGCAGGCCTGACGACGATCGCGGTCAGTAGCTGGCTGCTCTACCTGCGCCCGAAAGAAGATCATTTTCGTGAAATTCACTGCTTGCGTGGTACGCCAAAGCGCTGGGGATTGTTTGGAGAATCCAACCAAGGCCAGGTCAGTAATATTTCGCTTGGTATTCTCGATCTGAATTATCCGCCCCACTGGCAAAATTACATCGACCGCGACCTCGGCGAAACCACCGACATTGATATTAATCTGAACCATCAGGTGGTGCGCCAGGGGCGCTTTCTGTCACTGCATGACGAGGTGAGTAATTTCCCCCTTCAGCGCTGGCGCAAAAATGTGGTGCTGGCCGCCGCCTCACTGCTGGTACTGGTGCTGCTGATCGGCTGGATCCCGCTCTGCATGCCGCTTAAATTGAGCATGGCCTGGATCAAAGGCGCTAAAAGTTTGGAAGTGACCCAGGTGACGCAATTATCCAACGCCTCGCTGCGTGTCGGCGACAGCTTGACCTTGAGCGGCACCGGCATGTGCTCCATTCCGGCCAACTACCAAAACAACCGCAGTTACGCCTTTATGCCATTTGATTGCTCGGCAATGTACTGGAATGAAGCCGAACCGCTTCCATTGCCGCAATCTGATATTATCGATAAGGCCAGCGCCTTGCTGGATACCACCAGACGGCAGCTGCATCCCCTGAACAACATCGACCCGAAACTGAACCCGCATCTGGCAACCGCTATCCAGAAATCGGGCATGATCCTGCTGGATGATTTCTCCGATATCGTGCTCCGCACCCAGCATTTATGCAGCCAGGATCAGGATTGCATGCGGCTGAAGAATGCGCTGGTGAATCTCAGCAATGCGAAAGACTGGCAAACTCTGGTGCGTAACGCGAACTCCGGCGAGCTAAATGGCATGAACGTATTACTACGTCCGGTCAGTTCGGAAGCGCTGGAAAACCTGGTCAATACGGCGACCTCATCCTTCTTCTATCGTGAAACGCGTCGGGCGGCGGAGGCGCTTAACAGCCCACCTCCAGGCGGTTTCCTGATTATCAACGATGAAGGCCGGCCTTTGGTGAAGTACTCGCCTCCGGCAGCGTCACTGTTCGATCTTGATGCACCGGAGCAATGGCCTGAACTGCAGCGGCTGGCAGGTATGCTGCTGCAAACGCCGTTTAGTGCCAGTGGCATTATCACCAGCATCAGCACCGATGCCAACGGCACTCGCCATATTGCCTTACACGGCGCGCCGGGCAAAATGACGTTATGGCGCTACCTCGGCAGTAGCCTGCTGCTGCTGGCGCTGTGTCTGACTCTTGCAGTCAATAGCTGGCTGGCGCTGCGCCGCATTCACCGCAATCGCCTACGTCTGATGGAAATTCACCAGTACTATGAAAAGTGTTTTAACCACACTTTAGGCGATATCAAGCCGGTACGGCCACGTTTCTGA
- the hslR gene encoding ribosome-associated heat shock protein Hsp15, translating into MRDKPSEGVRLDKWLWAARIYKTRAAAREMIEGGKVHYNGQRSKPSKLVEVAASLTLRQGNDERTLVIAAVSDKRGPAPEAQRLYSETAESIEKREKVSLARKMNALSMPHPDRRPDKKERRDLMKFKHSGDE; encoded by the coding sequence ATGAGAGATAAACCCAGCGAAGGGGTGCGACTCGATAAATGGCTTTGGGCCGCACGCATCTATAAAACCCGCGCCGCCGCGCGTGAAATGATCGAAGGCGGCAAGGTTCATTATAACGGCCAGCGCAGTAAACCCAGCAAGCTGGTAGAAGTTGCGGCCAGCTTAACGCTGCGCCAGGGCAACGACGAGCGTACCCTGGTGATTGCAGCCGTCAGCGATAAACGTGGCCCTGCGCCAGAGGCTCAACGGCTATACAGCGAAACGGCAGAGAGTATTGAGAAGCGGGAAAAGGTGTCTCTGGCGCGAAAAATGAACGCGCTCAGCATGCCCCACCCTGACCGACGCCCGGACAAAAAAGAGCGTCGTGACCTGATGAAATTTAAACATTCTGGCGACGAATAA
- the hslO gene encoding Hsp33 family molecular chaperone HslO translates to MSQQDQMHRYLFENHAVRGELVTVSQTWNEIIQGHDYPQPVQQILGELLVATSLLTATLKFDGDITVQLQGDGPLKMAVINGNNRQEMRGVARMQGEIAEGSSLKEMIGNGYLVITISPEVGERYQGVVGLEGDTLAACLEDYFMRSEQLPTRLFIRSGEAEKGLGAGGILLQVLPAQDASLDDFNHLATLTETIKTEELLDLPAHDVLWRLYHQEEVTLFDPQAVSFKCSCSRQRCGEVLRTLPPEEVDQMLQEDGHIDMHCDYCGNNYVYDAVDIAALRTDSADNDRQVH, encoded by the coding sequence ATGTCCCAGCAAGACCAGATGCACCGTTACCTGTTTGAAAACCATGCCGTACGTGGCGAACTGGTCACCGTTTCCCAGACGTGGAATGAGATCATTCAGGGCCACGACTATCCACAGCCGGTGCAGCAGATCCTCGGTGAGCTGCTGGTCGCCACCAGCCTGCTGACCGCCACCCTGAAATTTGATGGTGATATAACGGTTCAGCTACAGGGGGACGGTCCTCTGAAGATGGCGGTGATTAACGGTAACAATCGGCAGGAAATGCGCGGCGTGGCGCGGATGCAGGGTGAAATCGCCGAGGGCAGCAGCCTTAAAGAAATGATTGGCAATGGCTATCTGGTGATCACCATTTCACCTGAAGTTGGCGAACGTTATCAGGGCGTGGTGGGTCTTGAAGGCGATACGCTTGCGGCCTGCCTGGAAGATTACTTTATGCGTTCTGAACAGCTGCCCACGCGCCTGTTTATCCGCTCCGGCGAAGCCGAAAAGGGGTTGGGCGCGGGCGGCATCCTGCTACAGGTACTGCCTGCTCAGGACGCCAGCCTGGATGATTTTAACCATCTGGCGACGTTAACCGAAACGATTAAAACTGAAGAGCTGCTCGATCTGCCAGCCCACGATGTCCTGTGGCGTCTCTATCACCAGGAAGAAGTGACGCTGTTCGACCCGCAGGCGGTTAGCTTCAAATGTAGCTGTTCACGCCAGCGCTGTGGTGAAGTTCTGCGCACGCTGCCGCCAGAAGAAGTGGATCAAATGCTACAGGAGGATGGGCATATCGACATGCACTGCGACTACTGCGGCAATAATTATGTGTACGATGCGGTCGATATTGCCGCTCTGCGCACTGATTCTGCGGACAACGACCGACAGGTTCATTAA
- the pckA gene encoding phosphoenolpyruvate carboxykinase (ATP), translating into MGNNGLTPQELVAYGITDTVEVVHNPDYDMLFKEETQPGLAGYERGIVTESGAVAVDTGIFTGRSPKDKYLVRDETTRDTLWWSDQGKGKNDNQPLTQETWQSLKSLVTRQLSGKRLFVVDTWCGANPDSRLSVRFITEVAWQAHFVKNMFIRPDDASLASFKPDFVVMNGAKCTNPDWQSQGLHSENFVAFNLTEKIQLIGGTWYGGEMKKGLFAIMNYLLPLKGIASMHCSANVGADGDVAVFFGLSGTGKTTLSTDPQRQLIGDDEHGWDDDGVFNFEGGCYAKTIKLSPQAEPEIYQAIRRDALLENVVVRHDGSVDYDDGSKTENTRVSYPIYHIDNIVKPVSKAGHAKKVIFLTADAFGVLPPVSRLTADQTQYHFLSGFTAKLAGTERGVTEPTPTFSACFGAAFLTLHPTQYAEVLVKRMQAAGAEAWLVNTGWNGSGKRISLKETRAIINAILSGEIAHAQTSTLPIFNLEMPDSLPGVDGKLLDPRNSYPSEAAWEEKARALAQRFITNFDKFTDTPAGEALVQAGPKL; encoded by the coding sequence ATGGGCAATAACGGCCTGACCCCGCAGGAACTCGTCGCTTATGGCATCACTGATACGGTTGAAGTCGTTCATAACCCTGATTATGACATGCTGTTTAAGGAAGAAACCCAGCCCGGTCTGGCCGGTTATGAGCGCGGTATTGTCACGGAGTCGGGCGCTGTCGCGGTGGATACCGGCATCTTTACCGGCCGCTCACCGAAAGACAAGTACCTGGTGCGCGATGAAACCACCCGTGACACGCTGTGGTGGAGCGACCAGGGTAAAGGCAAGAATGACAACCAGCCGCTCACGCAGGAGACCTGGCAGTCGCTTAAATCATTGGTCACGCGCCAGCTATCCGGCAAGCGTCTGTTTGTCGTCGATACCTGGTGTGGCGCCAATCCCGACAGTCGTTTGAGCGTGCGCTTTATTACCGAAGTGGCCTGGCAGGCACATTTTGTGAAGAACATGTTTATCCGCCCGGACGATGCAAGCCTCGCCAGCTTCAAGCCCGACTTCGTGGTGATGAACGGCGCAAAATGCACTAACCCTGACTGGCAATCACAGGGGCTGCACTCGGAAAACTTCGTTGCCTTTAACCTGACGGAGAAGATCCAGCTGATCGGTGGCACCTGGTACGGTGGCGAGATGAAGAAAGGGCTGTTTGCCATCATGAACTATCTGCTACCGCTGAAGGGCATCGCTTCTATGCACTGCTCGGCCAATGTCGGTGCTGATGGCGACGTCGCGGTCTTCTTTGGTCTCTCCGGCACCGGAAAAACCACCCTGTCCACCGATCCGCAGCGCCAGCTGATCGGCGACGACGAGCACGGCTGGGATGATGACGGCGTATTCAACTTCGAAGGCGGCTGCTACGCCAAGACCATCAAGCTGTCGCCACAGGCGGAGCCGGAGATCTATCAGGCCATCCGCCGCGATGCCCTGCTGGAAAATGTGGTGGTGCGCCACGATGGCTCCGTCGATTACGACGATGGCAGCAAGACCGAGAACACCCGCGTTTCCTATCCGATTTACCATATCGATAATATCGTCAAGCCGGTTTCCAAAGCGGGTCATGCGAAAAAAGTGATCTTCCTGACCGCCGATGCTTTTGGCGTACTGCCCCCGGTTTCACGCCTGACCGCCGATCAAACCCAGTACCACTTCCTGTCCGGCTTTACCGCCAAGCTGGCCGGCACCGAGCGCGGCGTGACCGAACCAACGCCAACCTTCTCCGCCTGCTTCGGCGCGGCATTCCTGACGCTGCACCCAACGCAGTATGCTGAAGTGCTGGTGAAACGGATGCAGGCGGCAGGCGCAGAAGCCTGGCTGGTCAATACCGGTTGGAATGGCAGTGGGAAACGCATTTCGCTGAAAGAGACCAGGGCAATCATTAACGCCATTCTTAGCGGTGAGATCGCCCATGCGCAGACTTCGACCCTGCCGATTTTCAATCTGGAAATGCCGGATTCACTGCCTGGCGTAGACGGGAAACTGCTTGACCCGCGTAACAGCTACCCCAGCGAGGCGGCATGGGAAGAGAAGGCGCGCGCACTGGCACAGCGCTTTATCACTAACTTCGATAAGTTTACCGATACGCCTGCCGGCGAAGCCCTGGTTCAGGCCGGGCCGAAGCTTTAA
- the envZ gene encoding two-component system sensor histidine kinase EnvZ has product MRRLRFSPRSSFARTLLLIVTLLFVSLVTTYLVVLNFAILPSLQQFNKVLAYEVRMLMTDRLQLEDGTQLEVPPAFRREIYRELGISLYTNAAADESGLRWAQHYEFLSQQMGQQLGGPTDVRVEVNKNSPVVWLKTWLSPDIWVRVPLTEIHQGDFSPLFRYTLAIMLLAIGGAWLFIRIQNRPLVELEHAALQVGKGNIPPPLREYGASEVRSVTRAFNQMASGVKQLADDRTLLMAGVSHDLRTPLTRIRLATEMMAEQDGYLAESINKDIEECNAIIEQFIDYLRTGQEMQFERADLNSVLGEVVAAESGYEREIENAVLPGELMVDINPLAIKRAVANMVVNAARYGNGWIKVSSGRELQRAWFQVEDNGPGIEPDQLQHLLQPFVRGDSARSTSGTGLGLAIVQRIVDAHHGALEIDSSEQGGLRIRAYLPLPQVSLPAGPMA; this is encoded by the coding sequence ATGAGGCGACTCCGCTTCTCTCCCCGTAGTTCCTTTGCCCGCACGCTGTTGCTGATCGTTACCCTGCTGTTCGTCAGCCTGGTAACGACCTATCTGGTGGTGCTGAACTTTGCGATCCTGCCGAGCTTGCAGCAGTTCAATAAAGTGCTGGCTTATGAAGTACGTATGCTGATGACCGACCGGCTACAGCTGGAAGATGGCACCCAGCTGGAAGTGCCACCGGCATTTCGTCGTGAAATTTACCGCGAGTTAGGTATTTCGCTGTATACCAACGCGGCGGCGGATGAGAGCGGATTACGCTGGGCGCAGCACTATGAATTCCTGAGCCAGCAGATGGGGCAGCAGCTTGGCGGCCCGACCGATGTGCGCGTGGAGGTGAATAAGAACTCACCGGTGGTTTGGCTGAAAACCTGGCTGTCGCCGGATATCTGGGTGCGCGTGCCGCTAACCGAGATCCATCAGGGCGACTTCTCTCCGCTGTTCCGTTATACGCTGGCGATAATGCTGCTGGCGATAGGCGGTGCCTGGCTATTTATCCGCATTCAGAACCGCCCGCTGGTGGAGCTGGAACATGCGGCCTTGCAGGTAGGTAAAGGCAATATTCCCCCTCCGCTGCGTGAGTATGGTGCTTCTGAGGTGCGCTCCGTTACGCGGGCGTTTAATCAAATGGCATCCGGCGTGAAGCAGCTGGCCGATGACCGTACCCTGCTGATGGCCGGGGTAAGCCATGATTTGCGTACCCCGTTGACGCGCATCCGTTTGGCCACTGAAATGATGGCGGAGCAGGATGGCTATCTGGCGGAGTCGATCAATAAAGATATCGAAGAGTGTAACGCCATTATTGAGCAGTTTATCGACTATCTGCGCACCGGGCAGGAGATGCAGTTCGAGCGTGCCGATCTGAACAGCGTGCTGGGCGAGGTGGTTGCGGCAGAAAGCGGCTACGAACGTGAGATTGAAAATGCGGTACTGCCCGGCGAGCTGATGGTCGATATTAACCCACTGGCGATAAAACGCGCGGTGGCGAATATGGTGGTGAACGCCGCGCGCTACGGTAACGGCTGGATAAAAGTCAGCTCCGGGCGCGAGCTACAGCGCGCGTGGTTCCAGGTAGAGGATAACGGGCCGGGCATTGAACCGGATCAGTTACAGCACCTGCTGCAGCCGTTTGTGCGCGGTGACAGCGCCCGCAGTACCAGCGGCACCGGACTTGGGCTGGCAATAGTACAGCGTATTGTTGATGCCCATCACGGGGCGCTGGAGATCGACAGCAGTGAACAGGGCGGATTACGTATTCGGGCTTATCTGCCGCTGCCGCAGGTCAGCCTGCCAGCAGGACCGATGGCATAA
- the ompR gene encoding osmolarity response regulator transcription factor OmpR, whose translation MQENYKILVVDDDMRLRALLERYLTEQGFQVRSVANAEQMDRLLTRESFHLMVLDLMLPGEDGLSICRRLRSQSNPMPIIMVTAKGEEVDRIVGLEIGADDYIPKPFNPRELLARIRAVLRRQANELPGAPSQEEAVIAFGKFKLNLGTREMFREDEPMPLTSGEFAVLKALVSHPREPLSRDKLMNLARGREYSAMERSIDVQISRLRRMVEEDPAHPRYIQTVWGLGYVFVPDGSKA comes from the coding sequence ATGCAAGAAAACTACAAAATTCTGGTGGTCGATGACGATATGCGTCTGCGCGCACTGCTGGAACGTTATCTGACCGAACAGGGCTTTCAGGTGCGCAGCGTGGCAAACGCGGAGCAGATGGATCGTCTGTTAACGCGCGAATCCTTCCACCTGATGGTGCTGGACCTGATGCTGCCCGGCGAAGATGGCCTGTCCATTTGCCGCCGTCTGCGCAGCCAGAGCAACCCGATGCCGATCATTATGGTTACGGCGAAGGGGGAAGAGGTTGACCGTATTGTCGGTCTGGAAATCGGCGCGGATGACTACATTCCCAAACCGTTTAACCCGCGTGAGCTGCTGGCCCGTATCCGCGCCGTGCTGCGCCGTCAGGCCAATGAGCTGCCGGGCGCGCCTTCACAGGAAGAGGCGGTGATTGCCTTCGGCAAATTCAAACTGAACCTGGGTACGCGTGAGATGTTCCGCGAAGATGAGCCGATGCCACTGACCAGCGGCGAGTTTGCGGTGCTGAAAGCGCTGGTTAGTCACCCGCGTGAACCGCTGTCGCGTGACAAGCTGATGAATCTCGCGCGCGGTCGTGAGTACAGTGCAATGGAGCGCTCCATTGATGTGCAGATCTCCCGTCTGCGCCGTATGGTGGAAGAAGATCCTGCCCATCCACGCTACATTCAGACCGTTTGGGGTCTGGGCTACGTCTTCGTTCCGGACGGCAGTAAAGCATGA
- the greB gene encoding transcription elongation factor GreB — translation MKTKLITREGYNLLKQELDFLWREERPEVTKKVTWAASLGDRSENADYQYNKKRLREIDRRVRYLTKCLEQLRIVDYSPQQEGKVFFGAWVEVENDDGDIKRFRIVGYDEIFGRNDYISIDSPMARALLKKEVGDAATVLTPAGEALWYVNDIRYIAQP, via the coding sequence ATGAAAACCAAACTGATTACACGCGAAGGCTACAATTTGCTCAAGCAGGAACTGGATTTTCTCTGGCGCGAAGAGCGCCCGGAAGTGACCAAAAAGGTGACCTGGGCGGCCAGCCTCGGTGATCGCAGTGAAAATGCCGACTACCAGTACAATAAAAAACGCCTGCGTGAAATCGATCGCCGCGTGCGCTATCTGACCAAATGTCTCGAGCAGCTGCGTATTGTCGACTACTCACCGCAGCAGGAGGGCAAAGTTTTCTTTGGTGCCTGGGTCGAGGTCGAAAATGACGACGGCGACATCAAGCGTTTTCGTATCGTCGGTTACGATGAGATTTTTGGCCGTAACGACTATATCTCTATCGATTCGCCGATGGCACGCGCCCTGCTGAAAAAAGAGGTTGGCGATGCCGCCACCGTCTTGACTCCGGCAGGCGAAGCGCTGTGGTATGTTAACGACATCCGCTACATAGCACAGCCCTGA
- a CDS encoding Tex family protein, which translates to MMKDSLSRLIANELQAREEQVEAAVRLLDEGNTVPFIARYRKEVTGGLDDTQLRQLETRLGYLRELSDRRQSILKSIADQGKLTDELASAINATLSKTELEDLYLPYKQKRRTRGQIAIEAGLQPLADTLWQQPENHPEQLAAEYISADKGVADSKAALDGARYILMERFAEDAGLLAKVRDYLWKNAHLVSRVVEGKEEEGAKFRDYFDHHEALSTVPSHRALAMFRGRNEGILQLALNADPQFDEPPRESHGEQIISEHLNLRLNNAPADSWRKAVVSWTWRIKVLLHLETELMGSVRERAEDEAINVFARNLHDLLMAAPAGMRATMGLDPGLRTGVKVAVVDATGKVVATDTIYPHTGQAAKAAAAVAALCTKYQVELVAIGNGTASRETERFYLDVQKQFPQVQGQKVIVSEAGASVYSASELAALEFPDLDVSLRGAVSIARRLQDPLSELVKIDPKSIGVGQYQHDVSQSQLAKKLDAVVEDCVNGVGVDLNTASVPLLTRVAGLSKMIAQNIVSWRDENGRFQNRQQLLKVGRLGPKAFEQCAGFLRISQGNNPLDTSTVHPEAYPVVERILAATEQALNDLMGNPAALRDLKAVDFTDERFGVPTVSDIIKELEKPGRDPRPEFKTAQFADGIDTMSDLLPGMVLEGSVTNVTNFGAFVDIGVHQDGLVHISSLADKFVDDPHKVVKAGDIVKVKVMEVDLQRKRIALTMRLDEQPGETNARRGGTQNAANERNNARPARAGNKRPAAQSAGNSAMGDALAAAFGKKN; encoded by the coding sequence ATGATGAAAGATTCGCTAAGTCGCCTGATTGCAAATGAGTTGCAGGCCAGAGAAGAACAGGTTGAAGCCGCCGTTCGCCTGCTGGACGAAGGAAATACCGTGCCGTTTATCGCACGTTATCGTAAGGAAGTGACCGGTGGGTTAGATGATACCCAGCTGCGCCAGCTTGAAACCCGTTTGGGTTATCTGCGCGAACTGTCCGATCGCCGCCAGTCGATTCTGAAATCGATTGCCGATCAGGGCAAGCTGACCGATGAGCTGGCCAGCGCCATCAATGCCACGCTCAGTAAAACCGAGCTGGAAGATCTTTATCTACCGTACAAACAGAAGCGCCGCACACGCGGGCAGATTGCCATCGAGGCTGGCCTGCAACCGCTGGCCGATACGCTGTGGCAGCAGCCGGAAAATCACCCGGAACAGCTGGCAGCAGAGTATATCAGCGCGGATAAAGGCGTTGCCGACAGCAAGGCCGCCCTTGACGGGGCGCGTTATATTCTGATGGAGCGCTTCGCGGAAGATGCCGGCCTGCTGGCTAAAGTGCGTGACTATCTGTGGAAAAATGCCCATCTGGTCTCCCGTGTGGTTGAAGGGAAAGAAGAGGAAGGCGCAAAATTCCGCGACTACTTTGACCATCACGAAGCGCTGTCGACGGTGCCCTCTCACCGCGCGCTGGCGATGTTCCGTGGCCGCAACGAAGGCATCTTACAGCTGGCGCTGAATGCCGACCCGCAGTTCGATGAGCCGCCGCGTGAAAGTCACGGTGAACAGATTATCAGCGAACACCTCAACCTGCGTCTGAATAACGCCCCGGCAGATAGCTGGCGCAAGGCGGTGGTGAGCTGGACCTGGCGTATCAAGGTGCTGCTGCATCTTGAAACCGAGCTGATGGGCAGCGTGCGCGAACGGGCGGAAGACGAGGCGATTAACGTCTTCGCCCGCAACCTGCATGACCTGCTGATGGCCGCTCCGGCCGGGATGCGTGCCACGATGGGCCTCGATCCGGGTCTGCGTACCGGGGTGAAAGTCGCGGTCGTGGATGCAACCGGGAAGGTAGTGGCCACCGATACCATTTATCCGCATACCGGCCAGGCGGCGAAAGCGGCCGCCGCCGTGGCGGCGCTGTGCACGAAATATCAGGTTGAGCTGGTTGCGATCGGCAACGGCACCGCCTCACGCGAGACCGAGCGTTTCTACCTCGACGTGCAGAAGCAGTTCCCCCAGGTACAGGGGCAGAAGGTGATCGTCAGCGAAGCGGGCGCATCGGTCTATTCCGCTTCCGAGCTGGCCGCGCTGGAGTTCCCCGACCTCGACGTGTCGCTGCGTGGCGCGGTGTCCATCGCCCGTCGTTTGCAGGATCCGCTCTCCGAACTGGTGAAAATCGATCCAAAATCGATCGGCGTTGGCCAGTATCAGCATGATGTCAGCCAAAGCCAGCTGGCGAAAAAACTGGATGCGGTAGTGGAAGACTGCGTGAACGGCGTCGGGGTCGATCTCAACACCGCCTCGGTGCCGCTGCTGACCCGGGTAGCGGGCCTGAGCAAAATGATCGCCCAGAATATCGTTAGCTGGCGCGACGAGAATGGCCGTTTCCAGAATCGCCAGCAGCTGCTGAAGGTGGGCCGTCTTGGGCCGAAAGCCTTTGAGCAGTGTGCCGGCTTCCTGCGCATCAGCCAGGGCAATAACCCGCTGGATACCTCCACGGTTCACCCGGAGGCCTATCCGGTGGTCGAGCGCATTCTTGCCGCTACCGAGCAGGCGCTGAACGATCTGATGGGAAATCCTGCGGCCCTGCGCGACCTGAAAGCCGTGGACTTCACCGACGAGCGCTTCGGCGTGCCGACCGTCAGTGACATTATCAAAGAGCTGGAAAAACCGGGTCGCGATCCGCGTCCAGAGTTTAAAACCGCGCAGTTTGCTGACGGTATCGACACCATGAGCGACCTGCTGCCGGGGATGGTGCTGGAAGGATCGGTGACCAACGTCACCAACTTTGGTGCCTTTGTTGATATCGGCGTTCATCAGGACGGCCTGGTGCATATCTCGTCGCTGGCCGATAAATTTGTCGATGACCCGCACAAGGTGGTGAAAGCGGGAGACATTGTTAAAGTGAAGGTGATGGAAGTCGACCTGCAACGCAAACGCATTGCCCTGACCATGCGCCTTGACGAGCAGCCGGGGGAAACCAACGCCCGGCGCGGCGGTACGCAAAACGCGGCTAATGAGCGCAATAATGCCCGTCCGGCCAGGGCCGGTAACAAGCGCCCTGCCGCCCAGAGTGCGGGAAACAGCGCGATGGGTGATGCGCTGGCAGCCGCCTTCGGCAAGAAAAACTAG